The region GGAAGAAAAAGTCTTAAAGGAAAATAAGAATACCACAACCTTCACCAAGCAATCTTGGAAATATGATCTTTATTTTACTATGTAAACTTTCTTGATTTTGTGTTATTTCGTGGATAGATATTAAGTTTTGAAATTTgagattatttgaatattattaatatgatctttttttactataattatattattttttattttaaaataataaatagtgatcacaaaaaatattttttattttttagtttagaaaataaaaaaataaaaaatatttaccaaacatgttttatgttttttattttttattttttattttttatttttttaaacaaaaaataaaaataaaagttaccaaacacatttttatttttattttaaaaaaaacagaaaacaaaaatggTTATCAAACGcattttatttttgagtttaaaaaatttaaaatcaaaaattttaccaaacacaaccaaaaattgtgataaatttaaaacaaaaagttAATAAATGACATGTAGAGCACAACTTGTGCTTCAATACAATTGAAGTAAAAATAAGTAAAAAATTTCTAAATTTAATGCTAATAATAaacaaaataccaaaattaataataaaataaaaataataacaaaaaaataaataaaaaaagaacatTTAATGacaacaataaataaaatatcaaaaaatataataaaataataaataatagcaaaaataaaacaaaaaagtaaatatttgttgatgatttaaatttagattaactTTTAGTATGTATGAAATTTGAACAATTTTAGTATACTATTATATAAGTTTTTCTTTGAAATGTAATATATTTTAACAATGCATTATAATTTTTATCAATGCATCATAAACTTGCATCTGGAAATGCTCTAACCTACACAACAAATACCAATATATTCTATAATATATGAAAAGAAATTATAAAACATTTATGCAAACAAAAACTCCACTTATATCCAAATATAGAAACAGAAAATCATTAATAAATAAACCACCAAGAAAAACTAACTGACCCATAGAAATTAATACTATTCATTTAAAAACGATAATTGTCTTTGAAAACGACACTTTTATTGAAAAACGACACATTCTCTTACAAACGACAAGCTATTTGAAAACGACAATTTTCTCTTCTTTAAGCTTAAAAAAAGTTTAGATTGGACGAGCACTTcggtaaaaaaaaaataaacaattattattattaataatttatttatttttcaagaaaacGGCGTCGTTCTGATATGAGTTTCCATCTTCGTCTTCTTCATTTTCAATCAGAAACCGACTGAGCTGTGAGCTGTCTCTCACACTCCGAATGAGAAGCATGAGCAGCAAAGGTCGAGCATTGGGCGCGCACCAACACTTCTCATGCACACGCACGCACCAGATCGGAGCACTCCTCCTAGTGgtcttcaccttcttcttcacCAGGCTCTTCGACCGTCCCCGCGCTTCTACCGCTACTAGCATCTCGCCCGATCTCCTCCGTACATATGGCAGACCTCCGCTTCTCACCGACGGCGGAGATCTCTCATGGCCTCAGCGCGGCTACGGGCCTCACCTCGACCTCAAAATCTACGTCTACGATGAGGACGAGGTCGACGGCTTGAAGGCCCTCATGTATGGCCGCGATGGAAGAATCACGCCCAAGGATTGCTTGAAAGGCCAGTGGGGAACTCAGGTTTGATTCAATATATCTGTTCTCTGTTTGATAATTTGATTCATGTGAAATTAGAGCGAAATGAATTGAAGTTGTAGAGTTTTGGATCTTTGATTATAGATTTGAGTGGAAGTTGTTCGGTTACTGAGAAAATGCTCAGAAAAGAAGGAAGTGagagtttaaatattaaatagCTGATTTTAGTGGAAACTGAAACTTAGGGTTTAATTGATTTTAAGGTTAATTTTGGGTCACAACAAATGAGGAGAGTGAATATTAGTATATTATGGAAAATTCAGCAATAGCGTTTGGTTGCAGAGAAATGGTAAGGGAAGTTTTCAAGAGAGAGTTCGATTCTTACATAATTTTGTCATTTACAAATTGAAGCTAAGTAGCCTGAGTTTATTATCTTTTTGAAGGCTAATTTAGTGTATGTGATTCTACGGTTCGTAGTATAGAGGTACAGGACTTTTGCAGATGCAACTGAAACTGTTAGAAAGATAAAAATATAATTGAAATTATAAAACTTTGGATTAGTAACTTTTCTTGGGACATATTTGGCTATGAATCCTCCACACCCAAGGGAACAATTTGTTGAtttcttgatttttttgtagGTTAAAATACATAAGCTACTTTTGCAATCAAGATTTCGgacaaggaagaaggaggaagCTGATCTGTTCTTTGTGCCAGCTTATGTGAAATGTGTTCGTATGATGGGCGGTCTTAAGGATAAAGAGATTACTGAGACTTATGTGAAGGTCAGTTCTTCAATTTGTTGCTTAAAATTTCTACATTGTTAAATTTTGTCACCGGCTTTGGTTCTTTGCAATGTCGTTttatgtagttttgtttcttagtTTATTGAGAAAACTGCAAAAGGGCAAGCTAAACTcttgttatcatttttatttgcAGGTCTTAAGTCAGCTGCCTTATTTCAGGCTATCTGGTGGCTGTAATCACATATTTGTTTTTCCAAGGTACAAATATTTTATCTGGCTGCATAATTGTactccttttttgttttttatttgatAGTTTCTCTAGGAGATAGGATTTATGTCTAATAATCAGGATTTTCATGAAGTAATTTTGATTGGTAAGTGTACATTTTGCAAATCCATGTTTGTTCTTATGATTGGATTGGATACTTGAATTGTGTCTTACACAATACAATAGGTGTTAAAGGATAGTAGAAGTAGTCCAAGGGCTGAAAATAATGGTTATAAATACTTGTGTTTGTTTACGAGTTTGATTGGAAATGTGAATTTTTGCTTGCATGATTCTTTTATCAAATGAGTGTTAAAAAGGAAAAGAGAAATTGAAAGGCTAGTTGAGGAATTCAAATACTTCCAACAACACTGTAGTTAATCACTTTTCATAAATCAAAACAAATTAGAATACTCAATTTTATACAACATTTAGGAGCCAAATCAATTCAGGAgcctattttttaatttatatatttttatgaatgATTTTGCAAATATTTCAGCTGGATACTTATGTTTTCTTTTTCACCCTTTTGCAGTGGTGCTGGAGCTCACTTATTTAAGTCTTGGGAGATATATATAAATCGATCCATAATTCTCACCCCTGAGGTACTGTATTATTAGAATAATTCTCACTTATTGTTACATTTAACTTGAATGGAATAATTCACTCAGTTGACTAAAACCCTCCTCAAGGCACTGTTAACTCTGGTAATATACTGCATGTGAGAGACGGTTATTACTAACACCTGTACCCACTGAGTAGGACTGATGTTGATTTGAGTCTAACACATATGTACTATACCTGTAAATTAAGTTAAAAGCAAGTGAAGTTAAAGTTTTAAGTAGTAGTACTTTTTTGTATGATGACATTACTTGTTCAGTTGGTAAATCTTTGCTGAGATTATCGTTTTAAatggaaagaagaaagaaaggagacCTAATATGAGAGAAAGTACTTCCATGGCTTCTGACTTATCAAACTCTGTCTACCGGCTAAGTAGAATTGTATCTCCATTTTCCTGCAAGAATTTAATTTGATGTATGACATTGTCAATTTATGTGATAGTGCAGGGGGATCGAACTGATAAGAAAGATACAAGTGCCTTTAATACTTGGAAAGATATAATCATTCCTGGTAACGTTGACGATTCAATGACTACAAATAAGGCTAGGGTTGTTCATCCATTGCCTCTATCAAAGCGGAAATACCTTGCAAATTATCTAGGTCGTGCGCAAGGAAAGGTTGGTCGTTTGAAGTTAATAGAGCTCTCAAAACAATTTCCAGACAAGGTACATATTCTTCTGAGACTTAGTTTGAATGAAATTTTCTTGGTTATGGAATTCATTGTCTTCAATTACAATGTTAAATGTGAAATTGTGAACTTAAGTTGAAAACTTAAGTTCCCTGTAGTCATAATCCTATCTTTTTTAATCTGCACTCTCAATTTTGCTTAAGATATCCTTTGTTTTTTACAAGCTGTTCTTTTTGCATGAATAATTGGAAGTTAATGTTACAGACATACATATATTTGCATTTCATACTATCTGaaatcatttaaacaaaatgaatAAAAGATTGTGCTTGAACACCAATTTACAACTTCATATGGCCATATATTGAATCGCTTGGTGCTGAATTCTGAATTTCAAACTTTTACTATGTTATGTTCTGGCAAAAATGTTTGTCAAGTTTAGCAAGGATTTAGGTAACACATCCTCTATTATTTAGTAACTTCATTCTATTTCTAATTTTGCCAGATAAACTGTTCAGCATCAGATTTTAACTGATTACCatgtttttccaatttttttttttttggttgggaATTATCTGCTTCAATGATTGGATTGCaacttttcatttatttattttacttcaaAAAAACATGTTTTCATTACTAGATGTCCCAAAACACCCTTATTGATGTTATGAACAGTTGGAATCTCCAGAGTTGAAGTTTAGTGGCCCAGAAAAACTAGGAAGAGCAGAATATTTCGAGCACCTCCGCAATGCCAAGTTCTGCCTTGCTCCACGTGGGGAATCGTCCTGGACTCTTCGCTTTTACGAGTCATTTTTTGTGGTcggctctctttctctctcccaccCACAAAATAGGATGAGCCAAGCTCATGAAACTGACATGTTTATGATGTTCAGGAATGTGTCCCAGTGATATTATCAGATCAAATAGAATTGCCGTTTCAAAATGTAATCGACTACAGCCAAATATCAATCAAATGGCCATCGAACCGAATAGGGCCAGAGCTCTTGGAGTACCTGGAGTCAATTCCAGGTCACATCCTACACTCCAACACACTCGCAGCTcaattttcttctctattctttTCTTGTATGTAATTTTTTAGTTTATGGGTTGGTGCAGATGAAGATATAGAGAGTATACTGAGCCGTGGTAGAAAAGTCAAGTGTTTGTGGGTTTATGCTCCAGAATCGTCTCCATGTTCAGCCATGCAAGCAATTTTGTGGGAACTTCAAAGGAAAATCAGGCAGTTTCATCACTCAGCTGAAACGTTTTGGCTGCACAATGGAACTTTTACAAATAGGGATTTGGTCAAATTTTCTGATTGGAAACCTCCCTTGCCTTTGCCTTAAATCTCATTTCACGTGGTACCTCTATTATTTCAACTGCATATTTTTGTAGTTCATAtgttattaatttgtttttttcaTTATCTTTAGTTGCATCAAGATCTTTTCTCTTCCTGCAATGATTTGTAGTTTCTAAGTGGGCGATATATTAATGGTTTTCAACCcctgtttaaaaaaaaatacttgttttttataaataaaatcaagtataaaaaatgacaaaaagaCTCGAAGGTAAAACTTGTATCGGTATAAAACATTAATGAAATTGCCATAGTAAAAAGTGTGGATAAATTTGCTATCCGTtatgttttatttaagttttatcAAATAGTTACTAATAGGTTTCTATAATAGCTTTTAAGGTTCTTGTAAAATAAATTATACTTTTCGGTAAATCATGGAATTTAGGTttgaattattattaattattggtTAATCAATTATAAAGTAACAAAATTATAGCATAAACTGAGCCATTTAAATCTTCTCTGGTGTCGATAAAAAATTAATAGAACTGTAACTAAAAAGCTACTTTTACAGGATAACGAACTCattgaaaaatggggatgatatATATGGAATGAACAGTTGGATTTTGTGCATCTTTAAATGCTGTTCCAATCCTACCACCTCCAGCTATGAAGTGGTCAGGTTGGTCGGAAAATACAATCAAAGTCATGAATCTGACGACTTTGACCGGCGCATGAGCCACCATATGATAGCTTTTGGCAAAAAGCTCGTTAGAGGATGGGCTTTTATGGTGGCTAGCGAGTGTATTATTTTAGTGAGTGGTGGTCAACATCTAGGTTTGATGTAAACGACATGGAAAAAATAGTGGAAAAAAATCTATTATTATTAAAAACCCAATATGGAGAAGTCTAATAATTCTATATAAAACTTTGAGCTGGTATTTTTATAAGCGCCTTTATAATTCTTAAAATCTCCAAATGAAATTATATTCAATCTATAAGAGTTTTTTCTATCACCATCTATCCTTACAaaatttaaccatgttatgaGTTCAATGAACATCATCCGTAGGGATACGAAATCAAAGCGTCATGAAATGAGGCCCCACTAAACTCAAACATTGTTAAATTAACAACGAAGAtcgaatatttaatataaataagctcattattttaattttcctttcactaTTTTATTCTTTGAAAATTACTAACATAgtcaacaagtaataaagtgataagaaTAAGTATCGTCTCCACAGAGATTAAATTAGCAAATAATCGTGCAAAAATCAATACTAAAAAACTTGGATAAAGCCATCACTATGCAAAAATATGGGGATTATACTTTTgctaatttgtatgggaaaatttatcaaagaaaaaaaacaaactaTAGGAAACATAATTACAAACTAACTAAATATGGAAGCTAAATTTAAAACTAAAACACATCAGCCAACACATGGGTACTATTGTAAAATTAGCATTTCGCCATTCTCTCTCTCAAACCCCAGCCACACAAACCCCTTCTCTTCAAAACCAAGCCGCACCATCCCCTCCAGCTCCAACGACCCCAATCGTGACCCCATCCAGCATTGGCGACCCTCCGTTCGAGACCCTAGCTCcgcccgagccccaccatccgaaccCAGGTGTGAATTTGCACCTCCTCTGTGGCGTAACTCTGAGCCCATCCCCACGATAACTCACACCTAGACGTGAACCACCCTCctcatctccatctccatctccgTCGTCGATCTTAAGATCCATCGCCACCCCTCTACAACCTGACCCCGAACCCAACACTCCAAGCCGAGAACCAAGAACTCGAAAGCTACCCAGGCGAGTCCTAGCCGCGACTGCCAAccattttcagatttttttttttttttcagatttgatttttttttctattttcgagGT is a window of Humulus lupulus chromosome 4, drHumLupu1.1, whole genome shotgun sequence DNA encoding:
- the LOC133831524 gene encoding probable glucuronosyltransferase Os02g0520750 — translated: MRSMSSKGRALGAHQHFSCTRTHQIGALLLVVFTFFFTRLFDRPRASTATSISPDLLRTYGRPPLLTDGGDLSWPQRGYGPHLDLKIYVYDEDEVDGLKALMYGRDGRITPKDCLKGQWGTQVKIHKLLLQSRFRTRKKEEADLFFVPAYVKCVRMMGGLKDKEITETYVKVLSQLPYFRLSGGCNHIFVFPSGAGAHLFKSWEIYINRSIILTPEGDRTDKKDTSAFNTWKDIIIPGNVDDSMTTNKARVVHPLPLSKRKYLANYLGRAQGKVGRLKLIELSKQFPDKLESPELKFSGPEKLGRAEYFEHLRNAKFCLAPRGESSWTLRFYESFFVECVPVILSDQIELPFQNVIDYSQISIKWPSNRIGPELLEYLESIPDEDIESILSRGRKVKCLWVYAPESSPCSAMQAILWELQRKIRQFHHSAETFWLHNGTFTNRDLVKFSDWKPPLPLP